In a genomic window of Pelotomaculum thermopropionicum SI:
- the FtsI gene encoding cell division protein (FtsI/penicillin-binding protein 2): MDILRQKRLVQIFFIFWLCFLGLIARLWLIQIRDGPVYSALALEQGSYWVSLEDAPRGKILDRNLVPIAGERREDRVVVFPMVMKDREEVARGLADVLQADFNEVRRRLEGGAGYLPYRVAPEQSAAIKERGWPGVLVLPVLFRYGERTLAAQTVGHLGKISSHDEFLRLKEQSKKIYHYGDMVGKTGLERYYEEELKGLRPLEAVRVFTDAAGRLLGGPSFYLEKQAEDRERRDLVLTIDGRIQKAVEDVMDRRVPGGAVVVMEAGTGDILAMASRPGFNPAVPGQGAAGGAGESFLDRCTALYQPGSIFKIAVAAAAIEEGIVKERSRFACRGEKDDMIRCWKDEGHGETDFAHAFAGSCNPAFAQIGLKLGALKLIEYAGRLGLDEQTVIGYPVPFDRRQDLRLIGEPYNLVNSSIGQGPVLVTPVQVASMLNAVVSGGIYRQPRLVMEVRQSGSSVRQFLPDEGRPAISPETAARLRSLLELVVDEGVGREAQVDGCGSAGKTGSAQTGDAAGTVHAWFAGYAPRANPRYIAVVLIEGGASGGRSAAPVFKEIMEQIVRLEANSGLTE; this comes from the coding sequence GTGGATATTTTGAGGCAGAAAAGGCTGGTCCAGATTTTTTTTATTTTCTGGCTGTGCTTTCTGGGGCTGATCGCCCGGCTGTGGCTGATCCAGATCAGAGACGGCCCGGTTTACTCCGCGCTGGCCCTGGAGCAGGGGAGTTACTGGGTATCGCTGGAGGATGCGCCCAGGGGCAAAATACTGGACCGCAACCTGGTTCCCATAGCCGGGGAAAGAAGGGAAGACCGGGTGGTAGTATTTCCCATGGTTATGAAGGACAGGGAAGAAGTGGCAAGAGGGCTGGCGGACGTTTTGCAGGCTGATTTTAATGAGGTCAGGCGCCGCCTGGAAGGAGGGGCCGGGTACCTGCCTTACCGGGTGGCACCGGAGCAGTCGGCCGCAATAAAAGAGAGAGGCTGGCCGGGCGTGCTGGTGCTGCCCGTCCTGTTCCGCTACGGTGAACGCACCCTGGCCGCCCAGACGGTCGGCCACCTGGGCAAAATCTCTTCCCATGACGAGTTTTTGCGTCTCAAGGAGCAAAGCAAAAAAATCTACCATTACGGGGACATGGTCGGTAAAACAGGGCTGGAAAGGTATTACGAAGAGGAACTGAAAGGTTTAAGGCCGCTTGAAGCGGTCAGGGTGTTTACCGATGCGGCCGGCAGGCTGCTGGGCGGGCCCTCCTTTTACCTGGAAAAGCAGGCAGAAGACAGGGAAAGGCGGGACCTCGTGCTCACAATAGACGGCCGCATTCAAAAGGCTGTAGAGGACGTCATGGACCGGCGGGTGCCCGGCGGCGCGGTGGTGGTAATGGAGGCGGGCACTGGAGACATACTGGCCATGGCAAGCCGGCCCGGCTTTAATCCGGCCGTTCCCGGGCAGGGCGCTGCAGGGGGAGCCGGGGAAAGCTTTTTAGACCGCTGCACTGCGCTGTACCAGCCGGGATCCATTTTTAAAATAGCGGTTGCCGCCGCCGCAATTGAGGAGGGCATTGTGAAGGAAAGAAGCCGGTTTGCCTGCCGCGGCGAAAAAGATGACATGATCCGCTGCTGGAAGGACGAAGGGCACGGCGAAACAGACTTTGCACACGCCTTTGCCGGGTCCTGCAACCCTGCCTTTGCCCAGATCGGCTTGAAGCTGGGTGCGCTTAAGCTGATTGAATATGCCGGGCGGCTGGGCCTGGACGAGCAGACTGTCATCGGCTACCCGGTGCCTTTTGACCGGCGCCAGGATCTCAGGCTTATCGGGGAGCCTTATAACCTGGTAAACAGCAGTATCGGCCAGGGGCCGGTGCTGGTGACGCCGGTTCAGGTTGCCTCCATGTTGAACGCGGTGGTATCCGGCGGCATTTACCGGCAGCCGCGCCTGGTCATGGAGGTCCGCCAGAGCGGCAGTTCCGTCCGGCAGTTTCTTCCGGATGAAGGCCGGCCGGCCATTTCGCCGGAGACCGCGGCCAGGCTGCGCTCCCTTTTGGAGCTGGTCGTTGACGAGGGGGTGGGCAGGGAGGCTCAGGTCGATGGCTGCGGCAGCGCCGGCAAAACCGGCTCGGCCCAGACCGGCGATGCCGCCGGCACGGTCCACGCCTGGTTTGCCGGCTACGCTCCACGGGCCAACCCGCGTTACATCGCGGTCGTTTTAATTGAAGGCGGAGCCAGCGGCGGCCGTTCGGCAGCCCCTGTTTTTAAGGAAATTATGGAGCAGATCGTTCGTTTAGAGGCAAACTCTGGTTTGACGGAATAG
- a CDS encoding hypothetical transcriptional regulator (containing two HipB (COG1476) domains) has translation MIVRGEQIRALREERGYTLQDLARRTNLSLSYLSEIERGSKRPSLKTIDKLAAALNVAKAQLIKGDVTDSGLSLGDKIRMLRAEKNMSLQELAQASGISLSYLSEIERGTVYPALTTLKRIAAGLSVPPAALIGHETTLGCKLRALREEYGLTQAQLASMAGVTAGLIGQIEQGKVQPSLKTLEKIAEVMGVTPCYFIMESGAVDQMLSVMNPEVRDLLMHPNVQSVLGLVSNLNEKELQFILNFIKLFKKSELS, from the coding sequence ATGATTGTGCGTGGAGAGCAAATCAGGGCGCTGCGGGAAGAACGGGGCTACACCTTGCAGGACCTGGCCAGGCGGACAAATTTGTCCTTGTCTTATTTGAGCGAGATTGAAAGGGGTTCAAAACGTCCGTCTCTGAAAACCATTGACAAGCTGGCCGCCGCATTAAACGTGGCCAAGGCCCAGCTAATTAAGGGGGACGTGACCGATTCCGGACTTTCTCTGGGGGATAAAATCAGAATGCTGAGGGCCGAGAAAAATATGTCCCTGCAGGAGCTTGCCCAGGCTTCAGGCATTTCCCTCTCGTATTTAAGCGAGATTGAGCGGGGAACGGTGTACCCTGCGCTGACCACCTTGAAGCGCATTGCGGCGGGGCTGTCGGTGCCGCCGGCGGCTTTGATCGGGCACGAGACCACGCTGGGGTGCAAATTGAGGGCGCTGCGCGAAGAGTACGGGTTGACCCAGGCCCAACTGGCTTCTATGGCCGGCGTGACGGCCGGCCTGATCGGGCAAATCGAGCAGGGCAAGGTTCAGCCTTCTCTTAAAACCCTGGAGAAAATAGCCGAGGTGATGGGCGTTACCCCCTGTTACTTCATTATGGAATCCGGCGCGGTGGATCAGATGCTGAGCGTAATGAACCCCGAAGTAAGGGATTTGCTGATGCACCCCAACGTCCAGTCGGTTTTAGGCCTGGTCAGTAACCTGAACGAAAAGGAGCTTCAATTTATCCTCAACTTTATAAAGCTTTTCAAGAAGTCCGAACTGAGCTAG
- a CDS encoding predicted membrane protein: MMTGFDGNWGGWVFAMQLLFSWLVPLAVIALLVFWAAVWGRERKTGLGNPHAADPLHVLKLRYAKGEISSEEYHRMKEDLKRD, from the coding sequence ATGATGACTGGATTTGACGGAAACTGGGGCGGCTGGGTGTTTGCCATGCAGTTGTTGTTTTCCTGGCTGGTGCCGCTGGCCGTAATTGCCCTGCTGGTTTTCTGGGCGGCGGTATGGGGCAGGGAGCGGAAAACCGGCCTGGGCAATCCGCATGCGGCGGATCCCCTCCATGTTTTAAAGCTGCGCTATGCTAAAGGAGAGATTTCCTCCGAGGAATATCACCGGATGAAAGAAGATTTGAAGCGGGATTAG
- a CDS encoding hypothetical protein (containing partial UbiE (COG2226), methylase involved in ubiquinone/menaquinone biosynthesis) — MPFSDNAGQTAGSPKVLPACKEPSAPKLNDDFTSISKFKDTGRWYVNSFVKLVSESLPPGTTILDAGAGECAYKKYFSHCWYVSVDLAIGEESWNYGNLDYIAPLDNLPFADKTFEAILCTEVLEHLEQPRETVKELFRVLKPGGKLFLTVPMAHGEHQVPHDFFRYTSYGLRSICSEAGFNEVAIAPLGGMFTRWAYEIPLIMSLFPGAGIRSGKINLKGLALLPLRLLCSAAVRAAQGLLFALDRFDRAKNFPLGWSVIAKK; from the coding sequence GTGCCTTTCTCCGACAACGCCGGGCAAACCGCCGGATCACCAAAAGTCTTGCCGGCCTGCAAGGAGCCTTCAGCTCCAAAATTAAACGATGATTTTACAAGCATCTCCAAATTTAAGGACACCGGCCGCTGGTACGTAAACAGCTTTGTAAAACTTGTGTCAGAAAGCCTCCCTCCCGGCACAACAATACTTGACGCCGGCGCAGGTGAGTGCGCCTATAAAAAGTACTTTTCCCACTGCTGGTACGTCTCCGTCGACCTGGCAATCGGCGAGGAGAGCTGGAATTACGGCAACCTGGACTATATCGCGCCGCTGGATAACCTTCCCTTTGCCGACAAAACCTTTGAGGCGATCCTCTGCACCGAGGTTCTTGAACACCTGGAACAACCCAGAGAAACGGTTAAAGAGCTGTTCCGCGTTCTCAAGCCCGGGGGCAAGCTCTTCCTGACTGTTCCCATGGCCCACGGCGAACACCAGGTGCCGCACGACTTTTTCAGGTACACCTCATACGGCTTGAGGTCTATTTGCAGTGAGGCTGGATTTAATGAAGTTGCTATAGCCCCGCTGGGCGGGATGTTTACGAGATGGGCATACGAAATTCCCCTGATCATGTCATTGTTCCCCGGCGCCGGCATCAGAAGCGGCAAAATAAACCTTAAAGGCCTTGCGCTCCTGCCCTTAAGGCTGCTCTGCTCGGCGGCCGTTCGGGCGGCCCAGGGGCTGCTTTTCGCCTTAGACCGCTTCGACAGGGCGAAAAATTTCCCGCTGGGCTGGTCTGTAATTGCTAAAAAGTAG
- a CDS encoding predicted nucleoside-diphosphate sugar epimerases encodes MVTAKAKPVLIIGAGVAGGVVAEVLSKNRNREFEPVGFVDDDPEKQQKILHGLPVLGTREDIPALVRRLNIEEIIIAIPSARGQVVSQIVEICQRSRARLKILPGFYDLITGRIKISKIRDVEIDDLLGREPVFLNVEQVAGYLAGRTVLITGAGGSIGSELSRHLARFSLKKLILLGRGEGSIYEIESDLRDNYPGLGMEAEIGDIRDRPRMDKIFGSHKPDVVFHAAAHKHVFYMERCPDEAVKNNIIGTRNVAEAAFRNGVGTFILISSDKAVNPASIMGATKRVAEMIIQTMNDRGGTRFAAVRFGNVLGSRGSVVPLFKRQIARGGPVTITHPGMVRYFMTTGEAAQLVIEAGALARGGEIFVLDMGRPVKIIDLARNLIRLSGYEPGKDIRFRFTGMRPGEKLVEQLVGDDEEVVPTGHKRIFAISGRRWEPAKLKALLDAFENPGFSYQEREIIALLQTVLPDFKK; translated from the coding sequence GTGGTGACAGCAAAAGCAAAGCCGGTGTTGATTATTGGAGCCGGAGTGGCCGGCGGAGTTGTGGCGGAGGTTCTGTCTAAAAACCGGAACAGGGAATTCGAACCGGTTGGTTTTGTGGACGACGATCCAGAAAAACAGCAAAAGATCCTGCACGGCCTGCCGGTTCTGGGAACCAGGGAGGATATTCCTGCCCTTGTAAGGCGGCTCAATATCGAGGAAATAATTATCGCCATTCCCTCCGCACGGGGACAGGTTGTCAGCCAGATCGTGGAGATCTGCCAGAGGAGCAGGGCGCGGTTGAAAATCCTGCCGGGATTTTACGACCTGATCACCGGAAGGATCAAAATCAGCAAGATCAGGGACGTGGAAATAGACGACCTGCTCGGCCGGGAACCCGTTTTCCTGAATGTGGAGCAGGTTGCCGGGTACCTGGCCGGGCGGACCGTGTTGATAACAGGCGCCGGCGGTTCCATAGGCTCCGAGTTGAGCCGCCATCTGGCGCGGTTTTCACTGAAAAAGCTGATCTTGCTGGGGCGTGGAGAAGGCAGCATTTACGAAATAGAGTCCGACCTGAGGGATAATTATCCAGGACTGGGAATGGAGGCGGAGATCGGTGATATCAGGGATCGGCCCCGTATGGATAAGATATTCGGCAGCCACAAGCCGGACGTGGTGTTTCATGCTGCAGCCCACAAGCACGTTTTTTACATGGAGCGGTGCCCTGACGAAGCCGTTAAAAACAATATCATCGGGACCAGGAATGTTGCTGAAGCGGCCTTCCGGAACGGCGTCGGCACGTTTATTTTAATCTCCTCGGATAAGGCGGTAAATCCTGCCAGCATCATGGGTGCCACCAAGCGGGTGGCGGAAATGATTATTCAAACCATGAACGACAGGGGAGGAACGCGTTTTGCCGCCGTTCGCTTTGGCAACGTCCTGGGCAGCCGGGGCAGCGTGGTTCCGCTGTTTAAAAGGCAGATTGCGCGAGGGGGGCCCGTAACCATAACCCATCCCGGCATGGTCCGCTACTTCATGACCACCGGCGAGGCGGCGCAACTGGTCATCGAGGCCGGAGCTCTGGCCCGGGGCGGGGAAATATTCGTCCTGGACATGGGGCGGCCGGTGAAGATCATAGATCTGGCCAGAAACCTGATCCGGCTGTCCGGCTACGAGCCCGGAAAAGACATCCGGTTCCGGTTTACGGGGATGCGCCCGGGTGAAAAGCTGGTTGAGCAGTTGGTAGGAGATGATGAGGAGGTTGTGCCGACCGGGCACAAACGCATTTTTGCCATATCCGGCCGCCGCTGGGAGCCTGCAAAGCTCAAGGCCCTTTTAGACGCCTTTGAAAACCCGGGCTTTTCCTACCAGGAGCGGGAGATAATAGCCCTGCTGCAAACAGTTTTGCCGGACTTTAAAAAATAA
- the WecC gene encoding UDP-N-acetyl-D-mannosaminuronate dehydrogenase encodes MPVLKRHGEELAWVLKDKINSRSAVVAVVGLGYVGLPMAVEQARAGFPVVGIDRDEKKVEQVNSGHSYIRDVPGEVLQTLVKGGRLRAHHSFDPLGGADVVIICVPTPLKSMKQPDLSFVISAAGEVAGRIRPGQLISLESTTFPGTTQEIVLPILQSGGYTAGEDFFLVFSPERVDPGNKCYTAPDISKVVGGVTPVCLDVACAFYRQSIKKVVPVSSPAVAEMTKIFENTYRAVNIALVNEFMLLCDRMGLDIWEVVEAAATKPFGIHTFYPGPGVGGHCIPVDPFYLAWRARDYGFHTRFIDLAGEINAQAPEYVVQKLIGLLNRQKKCLNGAKILVLGVAYKKDVDDVRESPATKIVGLLLKNGAAVSYYDPYVPVFRLSQKEAHCLESVPLSAEEVAGADCVLILTDHSCVDYQWVVEHAGLILDARNATRAVRRGREKITRI; translated from the coding sequence ATGCCGGTGTTAAAAAGGCATGGGGAAGAACTGGCATGGGTTTTAAAAGATAAAATAAACAGCCGGTCGGCAGTAGTTGCTGTGGTCGGCCTGGGCTACGTGGGCCTGCCGATGGCGGTCGAACAGGCCAGGGCGGGGTTTCCTGTGGTGGGGATAGACAGGGATGAAAAAAAGGTGGAGCAGGTTAACAGCGGCCACAGCTATATTCGCGATGTCCCCGGGGAAGTTCTTCAGACCCTGGTAAAGGGGGGCAGGCTGAGGGCGCACCATAGCTTTGACCCGCTCGGCGGGGCCGACGTCGTCATTATCTGCGTCCCAACCCCCCTGAAATCAATGAAGCAGCCGGACCTGTCCTTTGTGATATCGGCCGCCGGGGAGGTGGCCGGCCGGATCAGGCCGGGCCAGTTAATCAGCCTGGAAAGCACTACCTTTCCGGGAACAACCCAGGAAATCGTTCTTCCCATCCTGCAGTCCGGCGGCTATACCGCAGGAGAAGACTTCTTTCTGGTGTTTTCTCCGGAGAGGGTAGATCCGGGCAACAAATGTTACACCGCCCCGGATATCTCCAAGGTAGTAGGGGGGGTCACCCCGGTCTGCCTGGATGTGGCATGCGCTTTCTACAGGCAGAGCATCAAAAAGGTCGTGCCGGTGTCGTCCCCCGCCGTTGCAGAAATGACGAAAATTTTTGAGAATACCTACCGGGCGGTGAACATTGCCCTGGTCAACGAGTTCATGCTCCTGTGCGACCGGATGGGGTTGGACATCTGGGAAGTTGTGGAGGCGGCAGCAACCAAGCCGTTCGGTATCCATACCTTCTACCCCGGGCCGGGAGTGGGCGGGCACTGCATCCCCGTAGATCCGTTTTACCTGGCCTGGAGGGCCAGGGATTACGGCTTTCACACCCGCTTCATCGACCTGGCCGGGGAGATAAACGCCCAGGCCCCGGAATACGTAGTTCAAAAACTGATCGGCCTGCTCAACAGGCAAAAGAAATGTTTGAACGGGGCAAAGATCCTGGTTCTTGGCGTGGCTTACAAAAAGGACGTCGACGATGTCAGGGAGTCGCCGGCCACGAAAATCGTCGGCCTGCTCCTAAAAAACGGGGCCGCCGTTTCGTATTACGACCCTTACGTGCCGGTCTTCCGGCTTTCGCAAAAGGAAGCTCATTGCCTGGAAAGCGTGCCGCTGTCGGCGGAAGAAGTGGCCGGGGCGGACTGCGTCCTGATTTTGACCGATCACAGTTGCGTCGACTACCAGTGGGTGGTCGAACATGCCGGGCTAATCCTGGACGCCCGCAACGCCACCAGGGCCGTCCGGCGGGGCAGGGAAAAAATAACCAGAATTTAA
- a CDS encoding hypothetical protein (containing partial ArnT (COG1807), 4-amino-4-deoxy-L-arabinose transferase and related glycosyltransferases of PMT family) has protein sequence MPGKRAAVGGRSGRGGLRPDFDRSQLRRLPVGGRTCRANPGRPQRHQGRPAGQGKNNQNLTGRVKKIRIPLVLLLLTGILTGVLTNEKTLMVPVVLLFSGAVLFLAGAHRIPVPDRRFLTVLGLWALLARLLFIVATHSFDTPFISYIRTSDALYYEHIGRVIAGAWQEGSNIIVPSSNYGYFYWNGLIYFLVGFKPDIVRILNCVTALGVGLNLYFISLRLGGSRAAKTSFVLAVFFPSFILWSSLNLKESLVIFLITLIVKQNLELMERFAPGKVLSMAVLLVPLVSLRFYAGILLAICVALSYIFTATRFLLWQRLIYSLAIFLAAGLVLQQMGYGFLGTDYVFNQSIETIGEQHQRAAYGEAAYAGDVVFRSYGDALRYLPRGIFYFLFAPLPWQAMGPLRFITIPEMVLLYFLYVYFTAGTRHLWQVRRGDCLFLLVVIGLFGLIYSLGSSNMGGLYRVRLQVIMIAFIFISAGMQRSRALNRISWRLSRKRLIPQQ, from the coding sequence TTGCCTGGAAAGCGTGCCGCTGTCGGCGGAAGAAGTGGCCGGGGCGGACTGCGTCCTGATTTTGACCGATCACAGTTGCGTCGACTACCAGTGGGTGGTCGAACATGCCGGGCTAATCCTGGACGCCCGCAACGCCACCAGGGCCGTCCGGCGGGGCAGGGAAAAAATAACCAGAATTTAACGGGGAGGGTGAAGAAAATAAGAATTCCGCTTGTATTGCTGCTCCTGACCGGCATCCTGACAGGCGTTCTGACCAACGAAAAAACGCTGATGGTACCGGTAGTCCTGCTGTTCAGCGGGGCCGTCCTGTTTCTTGCCGGCGCGCACCGGATTCCGGTGCCGGACAGAAGGTTCCTGACCGTGCTGGGCCTGTGGGCGCTGCTGGCCAGGCTGCTCTTTATCGTGGCCACGCACAGCTTTGACACGCCCTTTATCAGCTATATCAGGACCTCGGATGCGCTTTATTACGAGCACATCGGCCGGGTGATTGCCGGGGCCTGGCAGGAGGGCAGCAACATCATCGTCCCGTCCAGCAACTACGGGTATTTTTACTGGAACGGCCTGATTTATTTTCTGGTGGGATTCAAGCCGGACATTGTCCGTATCCTGAACTGCGTTACGGCCCTGGGAGTGGGGCTGAATCTTTACTTTATCTCTCTCAGGCTGGGCGGTTCCAGGGCGGCCAAGACAAGTTTTGTCCTGGCGGTGTTTTTCCCGTCTTTTATTCTCTGGTCGTCCCTTAATTTGAAGGAAAGCCTGGTCATTTTCCTCATTACCCTGATTGTAAAGCAAAATCTGGAGCTGATGGAAAGGTTTGCGCCGGGAAAGGTGCTGTCCATGGCCGTCCTGCTGGTGCCGCTGGTTTCGTTGCGGTTTTATGCCGGAATACTGCTGGCCATCTGTGTTGCCCTGTCGTACATTTTTACGGCGACCAGGTTTCTCTTGTGGCAGCGCCTGATTTACTCCCTGGCCATTTTCCTGGCGGCGGGGCTTGTTCTGCAGCAGATGGGATACGGCTTTTTAGGAACCGACTATGTTTTCAACCAGAGCATAGAGACCATCGGGGAGCAGCACCAGAGGGCGGCTTACGGGGAGGCCGCCTACGCCGGTGACGTTGTTTTCCGCAGTTACGGCGACGCGCTGAGGTACCTGCCCAGGGGGATCTTCTATTTCCTGTTCGCACCCCTGCCCTGGCAGGCCATGGGCCCGCTGCGGTTCATCACCATTCCGGAGATGGTGCTTTTATACTTCCTTTACGTTTATTTTACGGCCGGGACCAGGCACCTCTGGCAGGTCCGGCGGGGCGACTGCCTGTTTCTTCTGGTCGTGATCGGTCTCTTCGGGCTCATTTACAGCCTGGGTTCTTCCAATATGGGAGGGCTGTATCGCGTTCGCCTGCAGGTGATTATGATAGCCTTTATTTTCATCAGCGCAGGGATGCAGCGAAGCCGGGCGCTGAACAGAATTTCCTGGCGCCTGTCCAGAAAAAGGCTCATTCCGCAGCAGTAA
- the RfbA gene encoding dTDP-glucose pyrophosphorylase: protein MCHIPIAFYILKYGREEVIFRKLLATSGQGSVKVKALILSGGKGTRLRPLTYTTAKQLIPVANKPILEFVVEQICQAGIRDIGMIISPETGEQVKEAIGCGERWGARITYILQEKPAGLAHAVKTARPFLGDSPFLMFLGDNLVQGGVGQLVKDFAGSRADAMIQLKEVADPSQFGVAVLGENNRVIRLVEKPKEPPGNLALVGIYLFGSAVHRAIERIKPSWRGELEITDAIQEMINLGCSVDARILDGWWLDTGKKDDILEANRVVLDEYARLEISGTVDRYSRITGRVSIGRGSEVKNSIVRGPAVIGDRVVIRDSFVGPYTALGRESVLENVSIEHSVVLNNCYLKDVEHIEDSLIGNNTRVGRKRDRHKAVRLFLGDDSEVFV, encoded by the coding sequence TTGTGTCATATCCCCATTGCCTTTTATATATTAAAGTATGGCCGTGAAGAAGTAATTTTTAGAAAACTCTTAGCTACCAGCGGGCAGGGAAGTGTTAAGGTGAAGGCTTTAATTTTAAGCGGCGGAAAGGGCACCAGGCTGAGGCCGCTAACCTATACCACGGCAAAACAGCTCATACCCGTGGCCAACAAACCCATCCTGGAGTTTGTGGTGGAGCAGATCTGCCAGGCCGGGATCAGGGACATCGGCATGATCATCTCCCCGGAAACCGGTGAACAGGTGAAGGAGGCCATTGGCTGCGGGGAGCGCTGGGGGGCGCGGATAACGTACATCCTGCAGGAAAAGCCGGCAGGACTTGCCCATGCGGTAAAGACGGCCAGACCTTTCCTGGGGGATTCTCCCTTTTTAATGTTTTTGGGCGACAACCTCGTGCAGGGCGGTGTCGGCCAACTGGTCAAGGACTTTGCCGGCTCCCGGGCCGACGCAATGATCCAGTTGAAAGAGGTGGCCGACCCGTCCCAGTTCGGGGTTGCCGTGCTGGGGGAAAACAACCGGGTGATCCGCCTTGTGGAAAAACCCAAGGAGCCGCCGGGCAACCTGGCCCTGGTGGGCATCTACCTGTTCGGTTCCGCGGTGCACCGGGCTATAGAAAGGATCAAGCCGTCCTGGCGCGGTGAGCTGGAGATTACCGATGCCATTCAGGAAATGATTAACTTGGGCTGTAGCGTAGACGCCAGGATTCTGGACGGCTGGTGGCTGGACACCGGCAAAAAGGACGACATCCTGGAGGCAAACCGGGTGGTCCTGGACGAATATGCCCGCCTGGAAATCAGCGGGACGGTGGACCGGTACAGCCGCATTACGGGCAGGGTGTCAATCGGGCGGGGAAGCGAGGTCAAAAACAGCATCGTTCGCGGTCCGGCAGTGATCGGCGACAGGGTAGTCATAAGAGATTCCTTTGTGGGTCCCTATACCGCCCTGGGCCGGGAAAGCGTGCTGGAGAACGTGAGCATTGAGCATTCGGTTGTGCTGAATAACTGTTATTTAAAGGACGTGGAACACATTGAGGACAGCCTGATTGGCAACAACACCAGGGTGGGCAGAAAAAGGGACCGGCATAAAGCCGTCCGCCTGTTCCTGGGGGATGACTCTGAAGTTTTTGTTTAG
- the RfbC gene encoding dTDP-4-dehydrorhamnose 3,5-epimerase and related enzymes, translating to MEVRRLKVIPDERGFLMEMLRSDWPEFMNFAQAYVTACYPGVIKAWHYHKLQWDHFVCVAGMARTVLYDPREGSSTKGKVNVFHLGYLNPVLLKIPPMVYHGFAAEGDKTSLIVNFPTRLYNYGQPDEFRLPYDDPSIPYRWEAVHR from the coding sequence GTGGAGGTCAGGCGCTTAAAGGTAATCCCGGACGAGCGGGGTTTCCTGATGGAAATGCTGCGCAGCGACTGGCCGGAATTCATGAACTTTGCCCAGGCCTATGTAACTGCCTGCTATCCGGGGGTAATCAAGGCCTGGCATTACCACAAACTGCAGTGGGATCACTTTGTCTGCGTGGCCGGCATGGCCAGGACGGTCCTGTACGACCCGCGGGAGGGCAGTTCCACCAAAGGAAAGGTGAACGTATTTCACCTGGGATACCTCAATCCCGTCCTGCTGAAAATTCCGCCCATGGTATACCACGGATTTGCGGCAGAAGGAGATAAAACCTCCCTTATTGTTAATTTCCCTACCCGCCTGTATAATTACGGCCAACCCGACGAGTTCCGGCTTCCGTACGACGACCCGTCCATACCGTACCGGTGGGAGGCCGTGCACCGGTGA
- the RfbD gene encoding dTDP-4-dehydrorhamnose reductase encodes MRVMVAGAGGILGRAVTAEFAGRGAEVIALGRTDLDITDLARVRSAAGTWKPGLVVNCAACTNVDGAEAEPRRAFLVNGLGPRNLAVACRETGAVLVHISTDYVFDGSKPGTYTVYDEPRPLNVYGLSKLWGEKALLCIGGPFYLVRTSWLFGPGGNNFVTTILRIGRERGRARVVNDQQGCPTYTLDLARAIADLSASGCYGIYHVTNQGSTTWYGFAKEIFGQAGLKVDLAACSTVEMKRPARRPKNSVLDPFPLAETIGYLLPPWQDALARYVAVLNR; translated from the coding sequence GTGAGGGTGATGGTTGCCGGCGCCGGAGGGATACTGGGCCGGGCGGTGACGGCCGAGTTTGCCGGGCGGGGAGCAGAAGTGATAGCCCTGGGCCGCACCGACCTGGACATTACTGACCTTGCCCGGGTGAGGAGTGCCGCGGGAACCTGGAAGCCCGGCCTGGTGGTTAACTGCGCCGCCTGCACCAATGTTGACGGAGCCGAGGCGGAGCCCCGCCGGGCCTTCCTGGTCAACGGCCTGGGGCCCCGCAACCTGGCCGTTGCCTGCCGGGAGACGGGGGCGGTGCTGGTGCACATCAGCACCGATTACGTTTTCGACGGGAGTAAGCCGGGCACCTATACCGTCTATGATGAGCCGCGCCCGCTCAATGTTTACGGCTTAAGCAAGCTCTGGGGGGAAAAGGCGCTGTTATGCATAGGGGGCCCTTTTTACCTGGTGCGCACGAGCTGGCTTTTCGGGCCGGGAGGGAACAATTTCGTCACCACCATTTTGCGGATTGGCCGGGAGCGGGGCCGTGCCCGCGTGGTGAACGACCAGCAGGGCTGTCCCACCTATACCCTGGACCTGGCCCGGGCCATAGCCGATTTAAGCGCCAGCGGCTGCTACGGGATCTATCATGTCACCAATCAGGGCAGCACCACCTGGTACGGTTTTGCAAAGGAAATATTCGGGCAGGCAGGGCTTAAGGTTGATCTGGCCGCCTGCAGCACCGTGGAAATGAAGCGCCCGGCCCGGCGCCCGAAAAATTCCGTCCTGGATCCTTTTCCGCTGGCGGAGACCATCGGCTACCTGCTGCCTCCGTGGCAGGACGCCCTGGCCAGGTACGTGGCTGTACTTAACAGGTAG